In Candidatus Desulfatibia profunda, the DNA window ATCAATGTCCATATTGGCCAGCTTGGCGATCAGCGGGGTAAAGTCCGGTGTACCCGGACGGAACTTTTCAGCAAGATGAACACTGAGGCCATGAGTCTTGAGACATTGCTCCAGATCCTGAGCCAGCTCCGTGGATCCGGGCGTGGCGGCAGAGAGTACGGCCAGGCGCCGGGGGCGGAGCTTTTCAGCCAGAAATTCACAGAGAGGTTCGACAAAACCCTGTAGCCGGGCAACTCTGAAAAAGTAGGGATTGCCGTGCTGAACCAGTTCTTTTTGAAGGCTGGCGCTGGCCACATAGGGAATACGGTATTTTTTAGCTACTTCGCTGATAGGACCGACCAGGGAATCGACGTAACCTCCGGTGAGTGCCAGCACCTTTTCCCAGCCGCACAACTCCTCAGCCCTGGCGATGGCCACATCCGGCTGGCTCTGGTCGTCGCGCGAAACCAGTTCCAGCATGCGACCACCGATGCCGCCGGCGGCATTCGCCTCGGCTACGGCTACCTTCACTCCCTGGTGAATCTCCAGGCCCTGCTGGGCAAACCGGCCGGAAAGGGGGTTGATCTCCCCGATTTTGATGGTTTCGGCGAATCCGGTTTGGTTCCACAGTAGCAGCAGAAGCAAACCAATAAAAGGGAACCAGCGCTTGATATTCATGCGGCAAGCGTAAGCTTGGACCCTACGCTGCTGAGAATAAAGGATGATGTAAATTCTTGCGCGAATCGATGGATGGCCTTCCAGCCGGTGCAATGCATCGGCATGACGATTTCCGGGTTAATTTTTTTCAATTCCTGAATGGTCTCGTCATGAATTTTTTCAAAAAACGGTCCGGTGAGATGAAATCCTCCTAAAACGGCATGGACCTTCTGTTCCCCGGTTGTTTTGCGGGCAAATTCAACGGTATTGACAATGCCGGCATGGGCGCAGCCGCTGATGACCACCAGCCCCTTTCCGCTAAGATTCATGACAATGGACTGGTCGTCGGCGATGGGATCCGGCACTGTTTCCCCGTTTTTTTCCATAAGGGCATTGGGGAACCCTTTTTCAAAGCCCGTGGTTCGCTCAACCTCGCCGGTAGCCATGACCAGATTGTTCGCAATCAGGATCGGCGTTTTGCTTTCGATAATTTTAGCGTTGGTCCGTTCGAGATCGTCTCTAATCAGGGTTTGAGGCCACTGGCGCAACGAACCGTCCGGCCCTCGGGTAAAACGGGGGTGATGAAAGGCACCCGGGTGA includes these proteins:
- a CDS encoding ABC transporter substrate-binding protein — its product is MNIKRWFPFIGLLLLLLWNQTGFAETIKIGEINPLSGRFAQQGLEIHQGVKVAVAEANAAGGIGGRMLELVSRDDQSQPDVAIARAEELCGWEKVLALTGGYVDSLVGPISEVAKKYRIPYVASASLQKELVQHGNPYFFRVARLQGFVEPLCEFLAEKLRPRRLAVLSAATPGSTELAQDLEQCLKTHGLSVHLAEKFRPGTPDFTPLIAKLANMDIDVIVSAGFSPDHILFVRQLKENMLAPKAYIGPFGIAYESFIAAMGADADYLYSTCAWDPEFTLPGTETVSKEFIQRFQQLFNRQPNTTNMHGYTSARALIAA
- a CDS encoding MBL fold metallo-hydrolase, whose amino-acid sequence is MNNLPVSLKTVDHVEITTLIDNYVDLLLPPSDIVTRPPIIKAGKILADTLLAEHGLSLLVTVYQGETKHTILFDTGYTKVGVLHNIEQLGIDLEAIEAIVLSHGHMDHTGSLYAILDQLPGPIPLVVHPGAFHHPRFTRGPDGSLRQWPQTLIRDDLERTNAKIIESKTPILIANNLVMATGEVERTTGFEKGFPNALMEKNGETVPDPIADDQSIVMNLSGKGLVVISGCAHAGIVNTVEFARKTTGEQKVHAVLGGFHLTGPFFEKIHDETIQELKKINPEIVMPMHCTGWKAIHRFAQEFTSSFILSSVGSKLTLAA